In Argiope bruennichi chromosome 4, qqArgBrue1.1, whole genome shotgun sequence, the sequence GGTGATGCGAATGAGAAATGTTCCTTGCATTTTTTCAGTGATGCGAGCATGTATGCTTATGTAGCAGTAGCTTTTCTTCGAGTTGAGACGAGTCAGTATGTCAAAGTTCAGTTGTTAAGTGCTAAAGCCAGAGTTTCCCCAACGGGAAAGAAGAAGACCACTATTGCAAGACTAGAGTTATTGGCGGCTACAATCACTGCACGCCTTGCCTCATCTATCACAAAAGAGATCCCACATGAAAAAATCTATTTGTGGTCCGATTCAACGACAGTGATAACTTGGATAAAAAGAGAAGATGCTTGGAGTACCTTCGTACAAGCATCATCAGAACTTTGACTTCCAAAGAAAATTGGAGACATGTGCCTGGTTCATTTAATCCTGCCGATCTTCCAAGTAGAGGTTGTTCTGCCAAGAAACTAGTGCAGTCCAAATGGTGGGAGGGCCCTGATTGGCTATATTTACCTGCTGATCAATGGCCATTCTCAGATGTAGTAATCAATGAAGATGAAGTGCTGAAGGAACGAAAGAAAACTCTTTTGTCTACCCCGACTGCCTGTTTGAGTGCTCACGCCATCGAAAACGTGAACACGGAAGAACCTGATTGGTACTATAGTTACTTTTCCCAATATGAGAAAATTGTGCGTATGATCGGCTGGATATTGAGATTTTTTAGAAACTGTAAAAAACCAAAAGAATTGAGAAAATGTGATATTCTGGATGCAGAGGACTTTGAAGAAGCGgagaaaatagtaataaagatCATTCAAAGTGAAACATTCATTAACGAGAAAGACgagaaattgaaaactttaagaGTTTACAAAGATGAGGATGGCATCATCAGATTGAGAACAAAAATTGAGTATCGCGAAGACAGCCATTCTTTTCGAAGACCTGTAGTCCTTCCTTCTCAACACCATGTTGTGAaacttttaatagtttcttttcaCAATAGACATGGACATGTGGGGACTCAAATGCTACTTAACCTTCTGAGAGAACATTTTTGGATCTTAAATGGCAGAAAAACTGTGCGATCGATCATCTCAAAATGTGTTATCTGCAAGAGGCATTCTGGAAAAAATTTAGATGCAGAGCCAGCCCTAATTACCAAAGATCGAATCAGAGACACTGCTGTATTCGAAATTGTAGGAGTGGACTTAGTTGGCCCATTGTACTTGAAAGATGAGAAAAAGACTTGGGTTTGTCTTTTCACATGCGCGGTGTACAGAGCTGTACATCTTGAGCTTCTATCAGGCATTTCCACTGACACATTTTTGTTGGCCCTGCGCAGATTTGTGGCAAGAAGAGGTAGATGTTCATTTATCTACTGTGACAATGGAACAAACTTTATTGGTGCTAGTAATTTGCTCCGTTCTTTAGACTGGAGCCGGATCGTTGAGAACGGAGCAATAAATCgcattaaatggaaatttaaccCCCCTACTGCATTCTGGTGGGGAGGTTGGTGGGAGAGGTTGATTCGAGTTATGAAAAATGTACTAAAGAGGGTGTTAGGTCATGCCTTTTTGTCTTATGAGGAGATGATCACGGTTCTCTGCGACTGTGAATCGATAATCAACTCGAGACCTCTCACCTATATTTCAGAAAGAGATACAGATTTTGTTCCACTGTCACCATCATTATTCCTACAAGACATTAGAGAAGTTGGAGTGCCCGACTGTGATGCAGCAGATCACAAAAGCCTAAGTAAAAGGATAAAATATCGTCTTGCTTTGCAAAAGGACCTTAGGAAAAGATTCAGGTCTGAGTATTTAGGTTCGTTGATTCAAAGACCAAAGCTTCAAAATAAGTCGATTATTTCTGTTGGTGATGTTGTTCTTGTAGGAAACGATAATCAAAAGCGTATCAACTGGCCCTTGGGACGTGTGACAGAAATCATCCCCGGAAAAGAGGGAATTACCAGACTCGTGAGACTTAAAACAGCCCTTGGAGAAATACTAAGACCGATTCAACGACTGTTTCCATTGGAGATAACTTATGATGTGGCTAAGGATGTCAGAGCTAAAGTGCAACAAGAGCAAGTTACTCCTAAAGTGCAACAACAGCAAGTTACTCCTAAAGTGCAACAACAGCAAGTTACTCCTAAAGTGCAACAAGAGCAATCTGCTCATGAAGTGTCGCAGACACGAGTATTAGATCCTGAAGGTCCCATTTCAGAAACTGTGAAAACTCGATCTGGAAGAATCATACATGGACCAAAAAGACTCGATTTGTGACTTTGAGATTTGTTGAGTTGCGAACTCTCCCAACTCAAGGTGGGAGGATGTAGAAAACTGACTGGTtacgagattatttttaaaactttattgtatCATTCTTGTAACTTCTGTTAGGCGGGCTTCTGTTCTAATGTTTATGTTTTGATGTAATGTTTTGTGTGTGTCGTAGTTTTAGATGTCCGtaaatgtaattagatgcagttaaagtaaattaaaagctTTAGTAAGTGTTTGAAGAGTATTGAGTTTTATATACTACATCACATGAGTATTGAGAACTAGGAATATTAATCCATAATAGAGTTTTTTGGAGATCGATATCCGACAGACATcgttaagcaaagttgcagcaatgccggaggaagctacagccagagctatattgcggATTTGGGCTAGCAGAAGATTAAAATCAagtccatatttttttaaaataaagtctattttatttatcgattgagatagctacaacagtataatacatataatttttaagcttttaattaaaatgaaaatacagttgtcaacaataAGAACATCCGTCTAATCTGCATGCATGAATTTACGCCGCCAATTAgaataacgcaaatgcgtgaattttctacaccATTTGGGgaaacgcaatgcagattagaaatttttaatttcctttatatagctttattttaatttaaaagtacttcagaatgaatccgaaaaatcgattagttaacaatgtttaattttaaatgcaccaaacactaagaaaataaacagaatcgtttgaaataatcggtcgaaaaaatgttaagcctaacctcgttAGCGTGTGGGGGAGGGAAGACTGACTCATTTAGGGGGGGGgagatttttggcgggaaagttactttttaattaataaaaaattaaccggaataaatagtatcctatgtcctattccagaatataatctatctctgtgctgTGTGTGTTTAAACCAATTCCGTTCAGAAATAATTGATTAACAgaggtaaacaaagaaatgtatctcCTATGTATACCACAGTTCTTGTTATTTGTACATGCGCAGTTTCAGGTTTTCGCGCATTCGcggaataattaaaatcgcaattacaaaactcttttttattattttgatatgactttaatgtactaaaaccttccccaataaatgttctacaaaatggtataaatatctccaatatccgttaactatttctcgagtttttgTGGTTCAAACATACaaacgctttcaggagacttcattttatactatgtatagaagATTACTTTtacttcgtctaaaaatgtgttaaatgttcttaaattttggatttcagttttaattttcctgattaaattaaaagctaCATCAAGAACCACTGtgtttgcttgaaatagtttatttgtAATGtcaattttggacaatattgctAATCAtactactaaatattaaataaacgtcACGTATTATATTGAATCTAATAGACTTGTAGCTTCGAATACCAGTGTATTATCATTATTTGCGTCAATAAGTTcctctagaatatttttttttgtgctttctaAAGAGAatcgcataatggtttaagagtaatattaaaatgcttttgtaaaatttcccatctttttgcacatgcaaaaaaataagcaatattaaagTTGCAATATCcgttttttttacaatatatactgcaggaaatagtatcaaaattaatattatgtctTGCCTatcatactatttaataaattaaacgagTATGACAGGCAAGGCATATAAATTGGATGTGGGTCTAAAGCAATTGTTCTAGATTGTACAACTTGATATTTCTCTATCGTGTTGCTACTGTTGTCGTACGTATGCCCTCTTCATAAAATCTAAATCCAGCTCACttcatctttttaataaagtttttgctACTCCTTCTCTAGTCACATTAGTTACTTTATTAAAACCTATAAAtggcttatttatatttaatattttctcttcaaaatttgcaGACGTATTAAAGCCATCTCATGAGGGGGGGGGGTAACTCGTAATTGAAgattccggtatggtggttggttttcgTCATCCCTGTCGGTCCACGAAAAGGTGGTGGTCTGGTTCCTCCCACCGActatgggacgtacttccttaaggAAAGGTTGTACCGGgaccggtgatagcccttaggactcaactacagatGCCGCCAttgttgctgttgctgcggtccggtcattcaagtttttccttGTGCCTTCAGGCGAGCAGGAGTAGTCAATTCGTATACCTAATAAAGGTTGAAGTTTGTTCCTGATAAAAAATATCAGGAATATAATCTAGCTGAAAACTGTTGTTTGTGCTTTTATATCGTCTTTAATTTTGTCAAGGACTTCATTTCATAacgcaaaaataatttgttcgtTTGATCTctgtgctaaatgatgcacaatttttatttttgaattttttattctgttcataTGATTTATGAGTGCAAAGTcgtatttaataactaatttgattaaacttcaaaaatttccattattaggagtACTTATTGTTTTTACAGTTTCTACGAAGTGAAAGATTATTACATGATAAAAACTGAATCACATCTCCAATTCCTTAAAATAGTAATGTGGGAACTgctgacagatctcgtatcctgcatggcgccatgttgcgtcattaatcacatgatgctttcccgccattattggcagacgagagttgggtagTGAGTCTGTACGACGTACatacagctcacgctcatgtatctttacatgttttatgttagtatagtaatgttttgtcctttaattataataaatatattttcatattagtgCTGGTCGTTGCCCTTCCCCACAGTAATTTAggttattccaatttttttatttatattaacttgctTTGTTTTTATCACTAGTCAAACCTTAACTTTAGTcgttatagaaattttttccaaccaataaaggaattaaaatgacaaatataacacttgacaaataaattttgaattacagtCGGTAGCTTTCTCAAATTATTATAGCCATTTATAAATCGTGTAGATTGTtcatcccccccctttttttttgaaaaacagtatacaaaaaaaatcgagtcttgcatttttaaataaattaaccagcTGCGAAGCTGGGTTTCACCATTGGGCACTTTTTTAAGTTGTAGGTGAAGGAAAATGATTTACCTTCAACATTCttagcaaaaactcctttgtgttgTATATGTCAGATTTTAtcacaaaacattctaaacttatcagttataatacttcgCCATAAACCTGGATCACTTACATTCATTTGATCATATTTGCTATTGTCATTTTCgccattattttctgattcgatgatatttttataaacatacagTTCTTCAAAGAGTTTCAATTTCTACGTTTTTATTGCAACATTGTGCAGTTTGTGTGAAATTTTCTTCTCCAATAGGagtttgaattgtaacttctgaagtcgaagcaataTCATTGTCAGAATTACTTCATAAacaagaaaacagatctactcgtgatttcttgaaatttagcttttattctttttccttttctgctaattttcttttatgacacCGAGAGGGAAATTTCCTTGGCACGGACATGAttaaatctaacaatattaagcattttatggtatgaattatcaaaatactATATGCAATCTAATCTAGATTATGTAAATGATCGTAAATCCGCTTCCTTCATGTTACAATATGTTGCACACTTGCACCAGACtgtaatatatttgtaaagtATGCATATTTCCAAACCCATCAATTTGTTCTAGTCAAATTTTTTCCTCTCTTCTTTCCATATTGCTATTTTTGTTCACATCATTAGTTTAGTTCGTCACCATGTTGGGGGCCCCTCAATCGTGGGCCCCGGAGCATTGCATCCGCCGCACCCCCTAGATGACCGGTCCTGCCTACAGGAATTAATGTTCACATCTTTCAAGATATTCCTCTTTAATAAATGATctttcattatcttaaaaattagctttttattgATATCAGTTCCATCTCTTACAATTTTCCCCttaattttaatcaagttttCAATTCCATTTGACACACTATCTGTAAGAATGgttttaaatgttatgatggattTCAAACTTGTATAACGAAACATTCAATCACGTAGTTTTGCAAATTAACTCCATAATAGGATTTTCGCTTCCACTTGCATTTTGTAATAtgtaactttttaatttgtattaaactaATTCAATTGAATGTATGTTTTTCAGTAATAACAAATAAcaagatgaaatgttttttaaaaaaatgtattccatattaatcatttaacaatctaaaaagtcaataacttgggcaagtaaaatattttccatcagctaataaataataaattattaatttttttttcaattctaaagaaatattttttcataaaactttcatttaaattgaatCCTTTGTTTCATTAAACGATTcaacaaatgcataaaaaaaaatattgaataagtaAGTATTTAGTAAACAAAACCTTTGGAAttgatcaactttttttttttaatttcaactctGTGCCTCATCTATTTTCTCatgttaaatttgaataaataatatagtttcatttttcctttaagatttaagaaataaaaaatgcatagttataaaaattagtttgctTTTCAACAGAACACtacaataaatgtttaaactattatttattttaacaaattacaaatgaatatatACAATGGCTAAGAATTCTTCTCTAAATACTTCTCTTAaggtttaaaatttgtaattttcttcatttctttatacAACACCTTCCTctgaactaaataaaataaagaaattgtaagtACATCCATTTACtgaaaacaatttaacaaaaagaaatcaactTAATTTCCataatacaattacaaaaatagTTACATTGTGTACTCTACTAAATGGTATTCACATATTCACCAACACTGTTTACCTAATCATCAAAAGcactttttatcaatatattacatataatatagaaataataaattattgaaaaatatattttttcaaagaattttaattaattaaaacaaatattttcatatattattcaaaattatttaaca encodes:
- the LOC129966206 gene encoding uncharacterized protein LOC129966206, with amino-acid sequence MHHLQEVLNHQDKKYPERMVKLLMQSFYVDNCVTSVPNEKELELFIEVATNVMAERNFQLRGWESTCLKDKSAPVTNVLGLQWDKGLDTLGINMNSLKELCVENVTKKTILSAAHRIFDPIGATCPVALFPKLLLQKTWERKLNWEEEVDSNTREEFLKWMRDIFHLEKVQIPRHLKTGDANEKCSLHFFSDASMYAYVAVAFLRVETSQYVKVQLLSAKARVSPTGKKKTTIARLDDNLDKKRRCLEYLRTSIIRTLTSKENWRHVPGSFNPADLPSRGCSAKKLVQSKWWEGPDWLYLPADQWPFSDVVINEDEVLKERKKTLLSTPTACLSAHAIENVNTEEPDWYYSYFSQYEKIVRMIGWILRFFRNCKKPKELRKCDILDAEDFEEAEKIVIKIIQSETFINEKDEKLKTLRVYKDEDGIIRLRTKIEYREDSHSFRRPVVLPSQHHVVKLLIVSFHNRHGHVGTQMLLNLLREHFWILNGRKTVRSIISKCVICKRHSGKNLDAEPALITKDRIRDTAVFEIVGVDLVGPLYLKDEKKTWVCLFTCAVYRAVHLELLSGISTDTFLLALRRFVARRGRCSFIYCDNGTNFIGASNLLRSLDWSRIVENGAINRIKWKFNPPTAFWWGGWWERLIRVMKNVLKRVLGHAFLSYEEMITVLCDCESIINSRPLTYISERDTDFVPLSPSLFLQDIREVGVPDCDAADHKSLSKRIKYRLALQKDLRKRFRSEYLGSLIQRPKLQNKSIISVGDVVLVGNDNQKRINWPLGRVTEIIPGKEGITRLVRLKTALGEILRPIQRLFPLEITYDVAKDVRAKVQQEQVTPKVQQQQVTPKVQQQQVTPKVQQEQSAHEVSQTRVLDPEGPISETVKTRSGRIIHGPKRLDL